The sequence AGCTGGATACTCTGGTGAGGGTTCAATGTTCCTATATATCCTGTCACAACTAGCACCATTTGCTTTGTCAGTTCCAAACCTAATTACTTGAATTCTGCTATTAGATAATATCCACTTGCCATGATAGCTCTGAGTTAAAGAACATACACTCAGACCAGCATCATTGATGTTCCCTCTGTGTTCATATGACTTTAGAACTTTCTGGTGTCTCTATGTAGTTCTGTGAGGGGGTTTAATTTTCATTAACTTGAGGCTGTGGAATACAGAAATAGTCAGTTGGGTGAAAAGATGACATTTGTCAAGGTGTATAGAATTAACTGGCACAAACATAGGATCAGGAACACATGATTCATGTGCACTCATCTTATCAACTGCCAATAGTATCACTCACCACACAGCAAATTGGCCTTCCCACCATGATTTCCTGTCATAGTTTTATATCTTATCTGGCATTTTCTGGAAGAATTAAGCCTTTGTTTTTGTTTCTGAAATCTCTGAACATGAGAGTTTTACTCTCAAAAGTTCTGAGAAAAATTTCAGATACATTATGGGAGTAAAAACCTTACCAAGCAGCTTCAGTTGTCAATGTTTTGGCTCTTGAAACAGAGGCAAGAGATCTCAAATTATCATCTGTGCATTGGATCCAGCTCATGTGGTTTTCTTAAGGTTCTGAATCTGATGCAGTTGATCTGCTTTGAAATGGCACACAGTGGTAGTGGGTGACACCTAATCTCGTTAGATCTGGACATTGGCTGGTATGTGTCTCTCCAAGGCACCTGTCATAATcttagattttgggcagatccaaATGAACCATCAGAACATTTCTCTCGAGTCTTATCCACTACATCTGATCTTATGAGTCGATACTAATTGTTTAACTCTTAATCATTTTTTCAATTAATTTTGCCCTTTGTATCGATCATCTCATATCTCCTTTTTCACTTCTGATAGGAGACTAAACTTAGAAGTCACTCCTCTGAGTATTGTTTGTCTTGGAACTTTATGTGTTCTAATAGATCATACAAATTAGTGAAAAATTCTCAATTTACATGTATTTTATCAAGATACATgaacataaaaagaagaaaaaggaaatggaGATTCTTGTGCTGTGAGAAGATAAGATTACATCTCTCCTGCGTGCCAATTCATAATAACAGGGCACAGCACGGCAAACTATGAGATATCTGGCTTCGTCCCCAACGAGTTTACGGATGCTAATTGTGGGGAGTTCTTGGAAGTGATCAAGAACTATCTAGGCCTAGTAGCCCTTGGAGATGGGCGGAGGTGGTGACGCGTAACTCAATCCACCGACTGGTGGGAGGATGTCGAAGTCAGGGGATGGTGGAGGGGAGACTGAAGCAGGCGGTGATGAAGTTGgcggtggaggtggtggtggcgaGCTCAGTGGAGATGGAGAATGGAcaatgggaggaggaggagatggggtTGGTGATGGAGGGGAGAAGATCGGAGGTGGGGGTGAGTGTATAGGTGACGGAGGAGAATGCGCCGGTAGAGGAGGTTGATGTGATGAGTGGGCTGGAGGGGGCGGCGAACGGACTGGAGGTGGAGAACGCACAACTGGAGGAGTAGGAGATGAAGTTGGCGGTGGAGGATGGAAGATTGGAGGCGGGGGCGAGGCCACTGGCGGTAGCGGTGAGTGTATAAGTGGAGGAGGGGAATGCACCGGACGTGGAGGTGAGGATGCCGGTGGCGGTGATGAGCGAGCTGGAGGTGGTGGCGAATGGACAACTGGAGGAGGAGATGAAGTTGGCGGTAGAGGATGGAAGATTGGAGGCGGGGGCGAGGCCACTGGCGGTAGCGGTGAGTGTATAAGTGGAGGAGGGGAATGCACCGGACGTGGAGGTGAGGATGCCGGTGGCGGTGATGAGCGAGCTGGAGGTGGTGGCGAATGGACAACTGGAGGAGGAGATGAAGTTGGCGGTAGAGGAGAGAAGATTGGAGGCGGGGGTGAGGCAAGTGGTGGCGGAGGAGAAGATGCCGGTGGCGATGGTGGTGAGCTGagtggaggaggtggagaatggacaaccggaggaggaggaggaggaggaggaggagagaagaatGGGAGCGGGGTTGAGGCAAGTGGTGGCGGAGGAGAAGATGCTGGTGGCGATGGTGGTGAGCTGAGTGGAGGAGGTGGAGAACGGacaacaggaggaggaggaggagtaggagATGAAGTTGGCAGTGGAGGAGAGAAGAATGAAGGCGGGGGTGAGGCAAGTGGTGGCGGAGGAGAAGATGCCGGTGGCGATGGTGGTGAGCTGagtggaggaggtggagaatggacAACCGAAGGAGGAGAGAAGATTGGAGGCGGGGTTGAGGCAAGTGGTGTCGTAGGAGAATCCACTGATGATGGAGGTGAAGATGCCGGTGGTGGTGAGCTGagtggaggaggtggagaatggacAACtgctggaggagaagatgaagctggtGGTGGTGGAGAATGTACTGGCGTTGGGGATGGGTATACTGGTGATGGTGGATGTGATGCTATCGGTGGAGGTGGTGAGTAATTCGTTGTTGGTGATACTACTAGTGTAGGTGGAGTGTTTTTTGATGCAGGAGGATGGGCCATCGGTGGAGGTGGTGAGTGAACGAGAGGAGGCGAAGAGTGGATCGGCTGTGGTGGAGGGCGTACTAGTtttgatggtggtggtgaatgCACTCGAGTCACCGGTGACTCTGAATGTTGAGGTGGTGGGGGTGTCAACTTTGAATTCTGGGGCGGCGGCGAGTGCACTCGTGACACCGGCGACTCCGAATGCTGAGGTGGTGGGGGTGGTGGTGATGAGTCCACCGGTCTCGGAACCGGTGACGGTGCTGGTGTCACCGTCTTAGGTGATGGGTTTGTCGGTTGCGAATAACTCGGAGAAGACCCACATTTCTCTCGGCTACAATCCACCGGGCGGCTCACCACCGGTAAGCATGTCTTTGCGGGCCTTTGCCCGGGCCTCTTCTCGAGGCAATTGCCGCCCCCTTCAAACAAGACGTTCGACCTCGACGACGGCACGCAACTGACGAGCCCGTTGTTCGAGAGAACAAGCTCGTTGAGCGTGGCTCCCATTCTCGCGGTGCTGTTGGGAATGCATCCGCCGAGCTTGTTGTTGGCCAAAATCACGACGGAGGCCGTGGAGTTGCCGAAGTTGACGGGGATATGCGAGCTGAAGCGGTTGTCGTTCACGAAGATGGCGTCGAGCTCCTTGTCGAAGAGCTCCGGCGGGAGGGCGCCCTCGAAGTCGTTGAACCGGAGGTCGACGTACCTCAACGAAGGGAGACCGACCACCACCATCGGAAAAGGTCCGACGAAGCGGTTGTTGCTGACATCCAGCTCGTGCAGGTGCACCAGCCGGGAGAAGCTCTTGGGAATGATCCCGCAGAACCGGTTGGAGTTGATGTGGAAGAGCGCGGCGTCAGTGAGGAGGCCGAGCTCGATGGGGAGGTGCCCCGCGATGTCGGCGCCGTTCAAGTCGACGCCCGCGACGACGCTCACGGCGGGATCATCGAGCGCATGGGAGCAGAAGACGCCGTTGTAGCCGCACACGTCGGGGCCCACCCAGTTGCCGGTGAAGTTGGAGGGGTCGGAGTACATGTAGGCGCGGCGGAGGCGGGGGGTTGCTGATGGGGACGTCGACATCGGGGAGGTCGCCGTTCGTGGGCGAGGCCAGGAGCTGGCGGCGGGCTACGGAGGCGGCTTCAGCATCCGAGAGCGCGTGGGCGAGAGAAgagaacaggaggaggaggaagaggaggagcgaCGGAGGGCGGTCGAAGGCCTCCATATCGGTGAGACGACCATGGAGAGCCCGAGGGCTGGCGTCAGCGGAACGAGGGCGAATCGTTATAGACGCAGAACGCGGCATGTTACCATCGCTTGGCCTTCTTCGAAGGAGTTGGTTGCGGGAAGAACGCAAACGGTCGTCTTCCCCGCCGCGATGAGTCGTTGACTTCTTATTTTGACCGTCCATGATGCTTTAAATTTCGTGGAAACGGTGATGAATGCCTACCCCACGCTTCACCTCTTCGTCTCCGAGAATACTGCTCAGCCAAACATGACCTAATCTGTGATTAGCACAGAAAAGGTCTCATGTTGTCTGAGACTTCATGAGCTTGCAGAGTACCAGTCATGGCCTCGTTAAATTAGTTCTCATCTATGAAACCCATGCTTCCAAACAAATGAAAGAATAGTTTGCAGTTCACCATAGAATCAACAGTATACAAAATGGAGAAAAAGTATTGTTCTCTTCTCCTTAGTTAACCCTCATCCTTCTCTCTCTAAATATGAAAAGGACGAAGGCAAAAAAAGAGGAGAAACAAAGAGAGAAACAAAAGAGTGTTCTACATGTTCTGCTTGATGAGTCCGCAGACGACCATAAGCCCCATGATGAGCAGCCGATCTACGTTGGGTTCCACCACCAACATCAACACATCCTCTCCCAACACCACTCCTCCTTCGGTTCGCTTCCTTCCCACCTGCAGAGTCCAACCGAGCTTGTTAGTCTTTGCCTGTGTGTcttaatggatatatatatatacacatatgtaggtAGTTCGAGCTATAGAATGGGTTACCTCTGCCACAGTCCTTCCAGCCAAATCCTTTATCTTGAAGGCCAGCTTGTTGCCTAATCCTTCGGTACTGTAGCAGCTCTCTTTCCCCTTGCTGCACCCAACCATTACTTCAATCTCCCTGGACTTGCTTCTCCTTAGAATTCCATCGCCCTTCTTCACTCTGAACCAAGGCCGCTTCTCTTCTCTCGCTGAGTCATGGCACCTGTAGCCTTCCCATCTTCCAAACACTCTAAGCTTCTGCAGATAACACTAAACCAGTGAGATCTCGCGCACTCTCTTCCTTATATAATCTATCAGTAAGGTTTGAGCTGTTCTTACCCTTCTAAGTATCTTGCACAGGGTCCGGCCGCCATGATCCATGAGGTAGACCTCGTCACTGTACTTGCAGTCGTAGTTGTCTACCCGGTAAGCCAGTCTGCCGGTGGAGTCATAGACGGTGCATCCATTCCCGCTGAGCACCAGCGACTTCATCCATAAGGTGTAGACTTCTCTTCTTGCGGTCGTCGAAAAGGACgcactggaagaagaagaagaagaagaagaaggggaagcagaAGGGAGGAGGGGCTCAGGGTggactttgtgctccatttggtgAGTTGGATCATGATGCTTTCCTAGTCTTCCTTTATATGGATGATAGACCAGAGACACGAATTGTCTCTCTCACCATGTGTATCATATGGGCTCCTATAATTATCTAAGAAGATGCCACGAACATGAGAGGACGTTTCTCCTTCCCTCCTCCTCTCTGGGTACAATGGACCTCAGAGGATGTCATCCACTGCAGACGGGGGCCATGACGTCCTCGCGGTGAAGACGTGCGGTTGAAGGAGGCACACAAGGGGATAGACTCCAAGAGAGCGATTGTTGTGAGATGTGCTCATCTCTTTGCACTCATCTTTGTGCTGTGTTTATATTGACACATGGAACACATTAACTGCTGTTTCTAGTTTATCATCATATGTAGATTAGAACAACCTGATTCCTTCTCATCTCAGTCATTTGATGTTGATGTCCAAAGCTTTTCTATTGGAATGACTTAACGGTGCAAGAAAGATTGGGATCACACAGCTCATCTTTTCGATTAGAGTAGTAGCATGTTGatgagagaagaaagagaagagtaATGCAAATTATTTCTTGCAACAACAagacatcccccccccccccccccccccccccccccacacacacacacacacaaatgctCGTTGTCATTGTCATGCATACACTCATTTCATTGCTATGCATCTTTTTATGGCATTCTTCGTGATTCAAGAGATAGTGTACTGCCGAAGATTCCATGGCAGACAGGCTCATGATGATAGTGGAGATATCTCATCAGCAGGACTATAATATTCTCCACACATTTAGCATACTTTTCATTGTTTCTTCTATAATACTAGTCAACCACATCATGCTGGTAAAGATTCCATGGAGTCGTATAAGAACAATGTAGAGTTCTCCACGCACGTGAAAGAAGTGCTTGTTCTTCTTCTGTAAAGAGTAGATTAGTTATGGAGATTAATGGCGACGTGAAAAGAGTCGCTTTCTGCAACCAAATGATTGCACTGGAGAAAGGAGATGTGACGGGGGGCAAAAGGACATGACACATCAGCGTTGGCAGCCGGACACGTGGGGATGCATCCACGTGGCCCTGTCGAGTGTATCAAACCACAGTCGAAGTCTTGGCTATATCATCTTTGGCACACGAAGACTCACCCGTTCGAATACCTGACTTCTGATTGGGCCCAGCGATGGCCCCTTGGATGCCTCCAATCACGAGAGAGGTTGTGCAAAGGCGGAAGCTAAATTCAAATTTTTAGTACTTTAATGTCAATAATAAGAAGCAAACAATAAGTGGATCGATGATAAAAATAACGATGAAGAGGTCATAgggtaggaaaaaaaaaaagataaaaccaATAATAccaagattataaataataaatatattattttttaatttaaaaaaattatcaataacaAGGGGTTGTAGTAAAAAGGATTGTCAATACAAATTTTCATACAAACGGAAGTTAGTACAACGTTTACCGTCCTATAGCATCACGTGCATAATTTCTAAGATTCCGACGGTCGTGATAAACAGCATAACAGTCGCAATTTCGAGTAAATGTCAGCTTCCAGATTGGAAACATGGCGTGTTCGGGACAAGTTGGAGGGTAACTGTACTCGGGCACGGATTGGATGCAGACATTGGGCCCCAGCCACAGTTATCGGCAAAATCCAATTGTCTCACTCAGTGTTTTGGTCGGGGATGTGAAACCGAGTAGAAATAAGTATTTTCTCTTTCTCACAAGGCGTTTCTCCTCCCCCCGAGACTTTCCCCCCCGTCCAGAAAAGCTTCCTAGGGTtctgctccctctctctctcgccAATGGAAACCTAGGCCCGTCCATGGAACCGACGCCTCGACGGTTTCCTTCTCCGTCCACGATCGCGTCGCCATGGGCGCCCTAACAAAGAACCGCAAGCGCCGCCTCGCCGTCGACCtccgcctccccttctcctcgcaCCCCGTCTTCGATGTCGCCGCCGGACCCTCCCCACCCTCCAAGAAAGCCAAGATTCCGTCTCCTCCGGCCGACTTCCGCCCTCTCACGCCCCCGGCGCCGGTGGCGGCGACCCCCGCCGCTGCCCTTCGCCGGTTTCCTCCCGCCGCCCCTCTGCCTCGCCCCGTCCATGCCCCCCAGCGCATCCTCAGGGCTTTCGGCCTCGGGTCCGTTGAGCCGAGCAGATCACGGCTTTCGGAATCGTATCTAAAGCGAGATGGGGGCTCCGAGATGGAAAATCTCGTGGCGCGGTTTCTCAAGGGGAAGAAAGCTGCAACCTTCACTCCGTGGCGGACGGGGAAGAGGGAGGACGCGTTGGTCCGTCCCCCTGGGAGCCAGGGTTCCGAGGATAATGATGGGGCCGACGAACTGTTAGGATTAGATCAGTACAAGAGGTTAGTTAAAAGCGTGCAAGAGGGCAACTCGGTGGTCTCGGACCTGGGGTCTGTCAAGTTTGTGTTTCCTTCCTCGCCATTTGGTTTGTCGGATCGGAAAATTGTGAACCAGAAGCTCGAGGAGACACCCAACTTGCATGTGGCGAATACGAAGGTTGACGATGCAGGTAAGCTCGTGTCAGAATGGACTCCATCGTGGGAGGAGAAAGCTTCAGTCAAAAGGGGTCCTTTGTACAAGGAATTGCACGTGGAATCTGCTAGAAAACATGACTCAAAGTTGAGGGACTTGGAGCTTCAAGTGGAGTTGGCTGAGAAGAAAATATTCTCTTTCCGTTTGGTTCGCCAGGAGCAAGAGAAGAAATTCAAGGAGGTATCTTTTCTATATTTTCTCTGCTTTTGTATAAGTTAGCCTATTAACTTGGTTGTGAACTCTGTCATTGCATTTAGGTGGATTGCAATTAGCATTAAAAAAATTAGGTAAATGGAATTCTTTTTTCAGTTTTCTTTTGGCATTATGATATCATGGAAACTTATGTGAACCGAAAATTCTCATAGGAGATAAAAGACAGTCAAAGAACTTATCATGTAGTAGAAAGTAGAAACTATATCGCTAACTTAATGGGAATGTTGAGTGCTGATGCAACCACCCTTGGCGAGTAAGCACTATGTCCATCTATTTGTCAGATCTCATGTCAAATTCCATacctttatgtatatatattattttttcgaGTTATGTAGCTATCGTAATTTTAGACATTTATTATTGTAACT comes from Musa acuminata AAA Group cultivar baxijiao chromosome BXJ3-3, Cavendish_Baxijiao_AAA, whole genome shotgun sequence and encodes:
- the LOC135634256 gene encoding ubiquitin-like-specific protease ESD4, whose protein sequence is MGALTKNRKRRLAVDLRLPFSSHPVFDVAAGPSPPSKKAKIPSPPADFRPLTPPAPVAATPAAALRRFPPAAPLPRPVHAPQRILRAFGLGSVEPSRSRLSESYLKRDGGSEMENLVARFLKGKKAATFTPWRTGKREDALVRPPGSQGSEDNDGADELLGLDQYKRLVKSVQEGNSVVSDLGSVKFVFPSSPFGLSDRKIVNQKLEETPNLHVANTKVDDAGKLVSEWTPSWEEKASVKRGPLYKELHVESARKHDSKLRDLELQVELAEKKIFSFRLVRQEQEKKFKEDVHEVFLPLTDEEEEDVYRSLNGRNSREILAVHEASNIHITREVLQCLSCNAWLNDEVINLYLELLKEREKREPKKFLKCHFFSTFFYKKLISGRNGYDYKAVRRWTTQKKLGYSLIECDKIFVPIHKEVHWCLAVIDVKEKKFLYLDSLGGIDTAVLKVLVKYLMDEVEDKSANQVDTLSWKLETVDDLPLQKNGWDCGMFMLKYTDFYSRGLSLCFSQDNMPYFRKRTAKEILRLRAE
- the LOC135634314 gene encoding protein LURP-one-related 11-like, with product MKSLVLSGNGCTVYDSTGRLAYRVDNYDCKYSDEVYLMDHGGRTLCKILRRKLRVFGRWEGYRCHDSAREEKRPWFRVKKGDGILRRSKSREIEVMVGCSKGKESCYSTEGLGNKLAFKIKDLAGRTVAEVGRKRTEGGVVLGEDVLMLVVEPNVDRLLIMGLMVVCGLIKQNM